The DNA sequence TGGAAGCTGAAAGCTGTACACGAAGCTTTGCGTGATTGCTAAGTGGATTAAATACATAAAGCCTATACTAATTGGTAAGCCATACAATAATGATTTGATACCATAGAAAATGCTTTCGTAACGAATCATTTTATTAAATGATTTAGGTGTCATCCCAACAGATTTTAGCATTGCAAATTCTCTCTTACGTAAAGAAATGCTCGTTGAAATCGTATTTAATATGTTAGCAATAGAGATCGCAGTTATTAATACGATAAAACCATATATAAAAATAGAGATAATGAGCATCGCTTGTTTATCCTGTTGTCTCGTTTGATAGTAATTGTAAACCGACATGCTATCTGTCTTTATTTCTTCAATTTGTTGTTGTGTTTCCATAGGATGATCGCTTGTTAAGTACAAATTGTGAATTGGATAATATGGAAAATCCTCTGTCATATACTGCTCTAGTATACTTGCATGTACGATAATATTTAATCCACCCATATTTGATGACCGAATACCCATTGGAAGTGTATCTGTCAATGCAGCTACTTCTATATCAAATACGTGTAATTCTTCGTTCGTCTCCCAATCTTCATAAAACAACGGGATGGTTTCCCCAACGCTCGTTTTTACAGCTTTAGTTTCAATAAAGGCTCCTGTTTCCCAATCTTGATAGGTGTGTGTGTCTACTACTATCGCTGATAATCCTTGAGACCAGATGATTTGCTCGGCCGAGACCCCAATTTCTTCTGTGTATTTATGAAAGCTGTCTTCATGTAATCCATATATATTAATGAAATATTGATATTTGCCATCGGTTAAGATATCCGGATGATCAGTTACCATTTCTAATAGAGAATCACTGAGATTACGCTCGTTTATCCAAGTGCGAAGTGATTGTATCTCAGTAGTATGCGTGTAGTCTGTAACACCATCTAACCTTTTTAATTCCTCAAAAATGGTACCGACTTCTGATGTAAGTTCTTCACCCGTATATAATTCAATATCATAATTAACACCTTGGTTAGATAGTTCAACAGACCTTTCAATGCTCTCTGTGAAAAAGGAAACAGTTAAGAATAACATGATACTAATAATAAGTGAAAAAACTGTCACTTGGTATTTACGCTTATTACGCTTTAAGTTTTTTAAGCCAATTTCTCCTTCTATTCCAAAAAGTTTCCTCACAATGTTAGAAGTTTTCACTTTTTTTCTCGTCACTTTTATGTCTGATGTTTGCCTAATCGCCTCAATCGGTGTTACTTTTGATGCCCTTTGTGCTGGTATGTAAGCCGAGATAAATATTGTAATAATAGATACGATACAAGCTGTTAAAATAGAAAGAGGAGTGACAGTAACCGTTAGCTTTGCTTGAATGCTTAATGCATCTTCAATAAAAGAATTAATGAAAATAAAGGTGATACCGATGCCGCCAATACCAGCTAAAAGTCCTAATGGAATACTGATGAGTCCAATTACTGCTCCTTCAAAAAATACAGCGTTTCGTTTTTGTTTCTTAGTAGCTCCTACACTTGAAAGCATTCCTAGGTGACGAGATCTTTCTGAAACAGAGATTGAAAATGCATTATAAATGAGTGCAACGGACCCAATAATAATGATTGCAATAATAATTGCAGATAAGCTAAATAAAGTAGCTCTGAAAGTATCGAAGGTCGTTACTCCTAAATAACGGAGTAAATGTCTATTGTAATCGATCGAATCTAAAGAAATATTGTTTTCCTCAGCAAATAGTTCGGCATTTTCATATAATGATTGATTCACATCTTTTAAGAGAACAGAAGCATTCACTCTATCATTTGCTGTAAGGGTATCTTCATTTAAATAACTAATAACCGTATATCCAGGGGCCCATAAAGGCTCCCACATCGGGCGTTCCATGATTCCTACTACTGTATACGTTTCTTTTGTTGTATTGACTATTTTTTCTAGGCTTTCATCATCCATTTTCACGAAAGATTGTGTTTGTCCCATGTCCGTCAAATTGTCAGCTTCATTTACACGTTTACCAACTTCTAGTATTAATTCGTCACCTATGCTGAAACGGACATTAGCATTTGACTCAATGTGCTCGGAGATAATGATTTCGTTATTTGAGCTAGGTAGCACACCTTCCACTAAAGAAATAGGGAAATACTCAAAGCCTTCTCTATTAAATTCGGAAATAAATAAATAAGGCTTAAATTCATTTTCACTGCTTTCTAAATAAGCATAACCTTTGTCACGTGTTAGAAAAACATCCTTCGTATTGTCATCATTCTTCATTGTCTCCACTTGCTCAGGATTGACGTTTTCATACTGGACGTGCCATTCCCCGTTGTTCGCTATTTGGTGACGTTGCATTAAATCTAAAAAAGAAACCGAGAGCGTTGATACCGCAGTAATCATCGCAACGGAAATGATTGTACCAATGATTGTAACGAGCGTTCTCCTCTTGTTTTCCTTTAAGTGTCGAAGTGTAAGCTTGTTTACAATATTCATTTACGGATCACCTCGTCTTTGGCAATCCTCCCATCTTCAATTGAGATTACTCGATCGGCTTGTAGTGCAATACGTTCATCGTGTGTAATGACTACGAGCGTTTGGTAATATGTTTTGTTAAACAATTTTAAAAGATCAATAATCTCGCTACTATTTTTACTATCTAGGTTCCCGGTTGGCTCATCGGCAAGCATAATAGCCGGGTTACTTATTAGCGCACGACCTATGGACACTCGCTGCTGTTGCCCACCAGATAGCTGATTAGGTAAGTGATTTAAACGATCGTTTAAACTTAGCACATCTACAATTTTAGAGAAATGATCTTTGTCTACTTTATGCTCATCGAGGAGTATTGGTAAGGTGATGTTCTCTTCTACTGTTAATATTGGTATGAGATTGTAAAACTGATAGATGAGACCAATTTGTCGTCTCCTAAATATAGCTAACTGGGTTTCATTTAAGCTATAAATATCCGTATTGTCGATGAAGACCTTACCACTAGATGGTCTATCAACACCACCAAGAAGATGAAGGAGTGTTGATTTACCTGAGCCTGACGGACCAATAATAGCGACAAACTCTCCTTTATTAATAGTCAAAGAAACATTATCTAATGCTTTTACTGCTGTGTCACCTTTCCCGTACACTTTAGACAGATTCTCTACTTTTACTATTTCCATGTCATCATGCCTCCATTAAATTACTTGATGTCTTAACTATATCTGTCTAAAATGACTTTCCAGTGACTGTAAAGTGACAATTTAGTCACTTTCGAAGTGTTATATGACTTGTTTATAAAATTTCACATTAAAAGTAGTTCCAGAGTTGCATTCACTTTGAACCTCAATCGTACCGTTTTGACTCGTAATGATACTGTGTGCCATGGCGAGTCCGATACCAACACTTTCATCACTAGCATTCTTTCCTTTGTAAAAACGTTTGAATATGTATGGAACGTCTTCTTTAGCAATACCGACTCCATTGTCACGAATAATGATCTCAGTAAAAAGTGCATTCTCGGAAAAGGTGATGTGAATATTACCACCACTTTTTGTATGTTCAACACAGTTTTTCAAAATATTTAATAAAGCCTCTGCACTCCAATTTAGGTCACCAATAAATGATACCGTTTCTTCCCCTACAATGGATAACGTTTGCTCCTGTATATCCATAGGAATTCGTATTGGGTCAACAGCTTTATCTATCAACTGCTTTACTTGTACAGTGTCTCGTTTAAACTGTATAGTTCGCGCGTCTATTTTCGAGAGTTTTAACAATGAAGAAACGAGCCATTCAATTCGTTCTAGCTGAACACGAATGTTACGAGTAAATTCCTTCTTTTTTTCCGCTGTTAGCTTAGAGTCACTCAGTAAATCAGACATCACCATCATTGAAGTAATCGGTGTCTTGAGTTGGTGAGAAATATCGGAAATGGCATCAGTGAGCTTGGACTTATCAGTCATAAGTACTGCGCGCTGTTCGGAAAGCATAAGTGTTACCTTATAAATATCATTTTTTAATATACTTAATTCGCCTTCCTTATTATCGCGAACGTCTAATGAGTAATCACCACTACTTATTTTTCTCAAGTAGCTCGAAAGCTTTCTTATCTCACGGTACCGCCAAATAGTAAAAGCGATAGTGCTTACTATTAGCAAAATAGTAGTAATCGCAACAATGATTGCAGCTTCGACAGAGAAATAAAGAGTTGCTGCTGTGGCAGCAATGCTAATGAAAATCATGATAACTAATAAAATTTGAAACTCCTTGTTGCGTAGCAAATTAATCACCAACCTTGTAGCCGAGTCCTCGTACCGTTTTAATAAGTGTTGGCTTTTGAGGATTATCTTCAAGCTTTTCACGGAGGCGCTTAATATAAACTGTTAATGTATTATCGTTAACGTAATCGCCAGCGACATCCCATATGCGCTCTAATAGCTGTTCACGAGTGAGTACTTGTCCAACATGATTTGCAAAAATAAGAAGTAGTCGATATTCAAGCGCTGTAATAATAATTTCTTCTCCATTTTTATAAACCTTGCCTTCGAGTGTATTTATCTGAATGTTATGTAGCTTTATTATTGTAGTTTGCTTGTTGTAGCGGCGTAATACGGACTTTATACGAGACAAAAGCTCACGAATACGAAATGGTTTTGTAATATAGTCATCCGCACCCATATCAAGGCCCATGACGACATTCACTTCATCATCATACGCAGTTAAGAAAATAACTGGCGTATCGCTCTTTTGCTTTACTAGCTTGCAAAGCTCATAGCCACTACCATCTGGTAATGACAGATCGAACAAGCATAAATCAATACTAGAGATTTCATGATTAATTATTTTTTGCGCAGATTGAATATCATAGCAAAGCACAGTATCAAAATGGTCTTGCTGTAATGAATATTCAAGACCAGATGCAATCGTTTTATCATCTTCTACTAGGAGTATTTTCATTTTTTTCCCCCACTCTATGATCAGATTGTATTGTCACTAACATCTTACATGAAAAGCAACGACATTTCTTTAAAAAAATAGAACGGAACTGATAACCCACATTTATATTTTTCATAAGACGGGTATCAGACATCCTTCTATCTTCATACATTAAATAGAATTAATGAAACCAGGGAGGAAGAGGATGAAAAAAGTATTGTTATTTTGTCTAGTTTCTGTATTAATTGTATTGTCGACAGGCTGTTTCGGAACGGGAGAGGAGTCTTCTACAAAAGAAATAGATGACCCTGTAGAGGCTGCCGTATATTACTACTATGACAGTTTACAGAAAGAAAACTATGATGAAGCGTTAAGTTATTTGGCGAGTGACTACCTTACGTATTTAAATATTTCGGAACGTGATTATGTGAATATTTTTAAAGACATGAGAACACTAGAGGATTGGCGCATCGAGGAAATTTCCGTACGCTCCATAGATGAAATTGATGATGATATTACGGTTCCATTTGCTTTAGAACCATTATTAGTGACAAGTGGTGATAATTATATTGTCATTGTTGACATAAGCATAAGTATACATGGTGAGACTTCTGGTGTTGTAGACAATGTATTAGTTGCAGAGGATAATAACGGGGAATGGAAAATATTTGGAATCGTCTCCTTTTAACATAAAAAATCTGAGGGTAGATAAGGGGAACTTTACCTATCCTTCTTTTACTTTAAAGACCTCTAACTTCGGACAAATGTTAGTGGACAAACTCAATTAATGTTATTCTAAATAATGGTAGGCAATTAAATCTTTATACTTAATTAAATTTTTACAGGAGGTAATCCGATGGCGGTAGAGCAGTTTTTACAGACTCAAAATGAAAAAATAAGGGAACTATACCGTGGAATTACAAATGCTAGCTGGAAGGCGCAAACGACAGGCGATAAAGAGTGGGCGCAAAAGGTAGGAGAGGCACAAACACAATTTCGTACATACTTTTCAGATAAAGAACTATATGAAACAGTAACTAGCTATTTGAAAATGGATAACTTAAGTGCGTTACAAAAGAGACAGCTGGAAGCACTGCAAAAAACATTGAGAGAAAATCAGCTTCCAAAGGATATTCTTAAGGAGCTCTCACAATTATCGGCAGAGTTAAACCATATGTTTAATACGTATGCACCAGAAGTAGATGGTAAAAAGCTATCTGCTAATGATATACGTAACATTTTGCTCAATAGTGATGATG is a window from the Evansella cellulosilytica DSM 2522 genome containing:
- a CDS encoding ABC transporter permease, with amino-acid sequence MNIVNKLTLRHLKENKRRTLVTIIGTIISVAMITAVSTLSVSFLDLMQRHQIANNGEWHVQYENVNPEQVETMKNDDNTKDVFLTRDKGYAYLESSENEFKPYLFISEFNREGFEYFPISLVEGVLPSSNNEIIISEHIESNANVRFSIGDELILEVGKRVNEADNLTDMGQTQSFVKMDDESLEKIVNTTKETYTVVGIMERPMWEPLWAPGYTVISYLNEDTLTANDRVNASVLLKDVNQSLYENAELFAEENNISLDSIDYNRHLLRYLGVTTFDTFRATLFSLSAIIIAIIIIGSVALIYNAFSISVSERSRHLGMLSSVGATKKQKRNAVFFEGAVIGLISIPLGLLAGIGGIGITFIFINSFIEDALSIQAKLTVTVTPLSILTACIVSIITIFISAYIPAQRASKVTPIEAIRQTSDIKVTRKKVKTSNIVRKLFGIEGEIGLKNLKRNKRKYQVTVFSLIISIMLFLTVSFFTESIERSVELSNQGVNYDIELYTGEELTSEVGTIFEELKRLDGVTDYTHTTEIQSLRTWINERNLSDSLLEMVTDHPDILTDGKYQYFINIYGLHEDSFHKYTEEIGVSAEQIIWSQGLSAIVVDTHTYQDWETGAFIETKAVKTSVGETIPLFYEDWETNEELHVFDIEVAALTDTLPMGIRSSNMGGLNIIVHASILEQYMTEDFPYYPIHNLYLTSDHPMETQQQIEEIKTDSMSVYNYYQTRQQDKQAMLIISIFIYGFIVLITAISIANILNTISTSISLRKREFAMLKSVGMTPKSFNKMIRYESIFYGIKSLLYGLPISIGFMYLIHLAITQSFVYSFQLPWGSIMIVIVAVFIIVSATMLYSTSKVRKENIIETLKQENI
- a CDS encoding ABC transporter ATP-binding protein, whose protein sequence is MEIVKVENLSKVYGKGDTAVKALDNVSLTINKGEFVAIIGPSGSGKSTLLHLLGGVDRPSSGKVFIDNTDIYSLNETQLAIFRRRQIGLIYQFYNLIPILTVEENITLPILLDEHKVDKDHFSKIVDVLSLNDRLNHLPNQLSGGQQQRVSIGRALISNPAIMLADEPTGNLDSKNSSEIIDLLKLFNKTYYQTLVVITHDERIALQADRVISIEDGRIAKDEVIRK
- a CDS encoding sensor histidine kinase, coding for MLRNKEFQILLVIMIFISIAATAATLYFSVEAAIIVAITTILLIVSTIAFTIWRYREIRKLSSYLRKISSGDYSLDVRDNKEGELSILKNDIYKVTLMLSEQRAVLMTDKSKLTDAISDISHQLKTPITSMMVMSDLLSDSKLTAEKKKEFTRNIRVQLERIEWLVSSLLKLSKIDARTIQFKRDTVQVKQLIDKAVDPIRIPMDIQEQTLSIVGEETVSFIGDLNWSAEALLNILKNCVEHTKSGGNIHITFSENALFTEIIIRDNGVGIAKEDVPYIFKRFYKGKNASDESVGIGLAMAHSIITSQNGTIEVQSECNSGTTFNVKFYKQVI
- a CDS encoding response regulator transcription factor, whose translation is MKILLVEDDKTIASGLEYSLQQDHFDTVLCYDIQSAQKIINHEISSIDLCLFDLSLPDGSGYELCKLVKQKSDTPVIFLTAYDDEVNVVMGLDMGADDYITKPFRIRELLSRIKSVLRRYNKQTTIIKLHNIQINTLEGKVYKNGEEIIITALEYRLLLIFANHVGQVLTREQLLERIWDVAGDYVNDNTLTVYIKRLREKLEDNPQKPTLIKTVRGLGYKVGD